A section of the Pectinophora gossypiella chromosome 11, ilPecGoss1.1, whole genome shotgun sequence genome encodes:
- the LOC126370735 gene encoding uncharacterized protein LOC126370735, translating into MKKFEFSSVPQAQAHPTATFTGSAFYSIYKEAEFLRNSANIETILSRGYQLRQRLKKETPGEVIKVEGMNLEKNTPLLIRKTGNGVIVEDFEFTFNRLAGLVAAYAFDNRHRFPIIKSSEAITLGLTWDNGNEAKCRLYLSAVSGTEHFYDQFSFWPLVCAIKKIQLHKIPPPILVNVATTKNNHGVILAKDFMKNIAVVKKLWMYFPGCSLTDLDSLIASVPPQMKRLFFD; encoded by the exons ATGAAGAAATTTGAGTTCTCATCTGTACCCCAGGCGCAGGCGCACCCAACGGCCACCTTCACGGGTTCCGCCTTCTACAGCATTTACAAAGAAGCAGAGTTCTTGAGGAATAGTGCGAACATTGAAACTATCCTGTCCCGGGGGTACCAACTTCGACAGCGGCTGAAGAAAGAGACTCCTGGTGAAGTCATCAAAGTTGAAGGAATGAATCTTGAAAAGAA TACACCATTGCTCATCAGGAAAACGGGTAACGGAGTTATTGTCGAAGATTTCGAGTTTACCTTCAACCGCCTTGCGGGGCTAGTAGCGGCGTACGCCTTCGATAACCGTCACAGGTTCCCTATCATCAAATCCAGTGAAGCTATCACTCTTGGGCTCACTTGGGACAATGGAAACGAAGCCAAATGTAGGCTTTATCTCTCTGCTGTGAGCGGGACGGAGCATTTCTACGATCAATTCTCTTTCTGGCCTCTGGTCTGCGCTATAAAGAAAATCCAGTTGCATAAAATCCCGCCCCCTATACTCGTTAACGTGGCCACAACGAAGAATAATCACGGCGTAATACTGGCGAAGGATTTCATGAAGAATATTGCTGTCGTGAAGAAACTGTGGATGTACTTCCCTGGTTGTTCACTAACTGATCTTGACTCGCTCATAGCTTCCGTTCCGCCTCAAATGAAACGTTTGTTCTTTGACTGa
- the LOC126370670 gene encoding protein fem-1 homolog CG6966: protein MSTGVWDLMPVRCRWIETLRHCGKTLLRRQRRLLRRIKKVYLHSWRSADELNMLVGAKVGGATPLVIACRNGHYDVAEYLIERCKADIEQPGSVTFDGETIEGAPPLWCAAAAGHLPLVRLLVRAGANVNSTTRTQSTPLRAACFDGHYEIVKFLVENGADIEIANRHGHTCLMIACYKGHIRITKYLLSLDADVNRKSVKGNTALHDCAESGSLHIMKMLLGHGATMDVDSYGMTPLLAASVTGHTHIVEHLINAEYGLVTRQQRIDALELLGATYVDKRRDMVGALALWKRAMEDRFPTDGSEPIPKPKDVPQIEAYDYAEEPANLQELEELLADPDAMRMQALVIRERILGPAHPDTSYYVRYRGAVYADAGRFHRCRQLWHHALDMQRTVLPPLSPLTQSSLYSFAELFSYMLGERARPPLRGRIVPPVRFEDIDPVFTKALSEINRGMELLNSRFAIDREQTLTTLQRVLVISLHLAALMARLLEEPECTEDVERRIHKAVYSLVKLDIKVRHGRSALHVACSSEGTRARGGGAWLPAPGDAQPCCGPLVALMLRLGAAPLARDADGNTPLHLVCKLNPCPAEVVRELLAHGAHIDTVNYEGDTPEEILKSTNQSLSSIVNPLRYTTLKCLAARTVKNYRLPFKHVIPQCLHSTVITH from the exons ATGTCGACGGGTGTGTGGGACCTGATGCCCGTCCGGTGCCGCTGGATAGAGACGCTGCGGCACTGCGGCAAAACACTCCTGCGCCGCCAACGAAGACTCCTTAGACGTATCAAAAAG GTGTACCTACACAGTTGGCGCTCGGCAGATGAGCTGAACATGTTGGTGGGTGCGAAGGTCGGCGGCGCGACTCCCTTAGTGATCGCCTGCAGGAACGGACACTACGACGTGGCCGAATACCTCATCGAGAGATGCAAGGCGGACATCGAGCAGCCTGGCTCTG TGACATTCGACGGCGAGACGATAGAGGGTGCTCCGCCGCTATGGTGCGCCGCGGCGGCTGGTCATCTACCGTTGGTGCGGCTGTTGGTGCGAGCTGGTGCGAATGTCAACTCCACCACGCGGACACAGAGCACACCGCTCAGAGCAGCCTGCTTCGATGGACATTATGAGATCGTCAAGTTCCTAGTTGAAAATGGCGCTG ACATAGAAATAGCTAATCGTCACGGACACACGTGCCTAATGATTGCGTGCTATAAGGGTCACATTAGAATCACCAAATACCTACTCTCCTTGGATGCTGACGTGAACAGAAAGAGTGTCAAAGGAAACACTGCTTTACATGATTGTGCGGAAAGCGGGTCTTTGCACATCATGAAGATGCTGTTAGGTCATGGGGCGACGATGGACGTAGATTCCTATG GTATGACACCACTATTGGCAGCGTCCGTGACGGGCCACACACACATTGTCGAGCATTTAATAAACGCAGAGTATGGACTTGTGACGAGACAACAGAGGATTGACGCTTTAGAACTGCTCGGGGCCACGTATGTGGACAAACGACGGGACATGGTCGGAGCACTGGCGTTGTGGAAACGCGCCATGGAGGACAG ATTTCCAACAGACGGTAGCGAACCAATACCAAAGCCGAAAGACGTGCCTCAAATTGAGGCGTACGATTATGCGGAGGAACCGGCGAACCTGCAGGAGTTAGAGGAACTACTAGCCGACCCCGATGCCATGAGGATGCAAGCACTCGTCATTAGAGAAAGAATTTTAG GTCCAGCGCACCCCGACACATCATACTACGTCCGCTACCGAGGCGCCGTGTACGCTGACGCGGGCCGCTTCCACCGCTGCCGGCAGCTATGGCACCACGCCCTGGATATGCAGCGGACTGTGCTGCCACCGCTCTCTCCACTCACACAGTCCAGCCTATACAGCTTCGCGGAGCTCTTCTCTTACATGCTGGGGGAGCGCGCGCGTCCGCCGCTTAGAG GTCGCATAGTGCCTCCAGTGAGATTCGAAGACATCGACCCAGTATTCACGAAAGCGCTCTCAGAAATCAACAGAGGCATGGAACTGTTGAATTCTAGATTCGCAATCGACAGAGAACAGACTTTGACAACACTACAGAGAGTGTTGGTGATCTCTTTGCATTTAGCGGCTCTAATGGCGAGGTTGCTCGAGGAACCAGAATGTACCGAAGACGTCGAGAGGAGGATCCATAAGGCTGTGTATTCGCTTGTTAAGTTAGATATTAAG GTCCGGCACGGGCGGTCGGCGCTGCACGTGGCGTGCTCGTCGGAGGGCAcgcgggcgcgcggcggcggcgcgtggCTGCCGGCGCCGGGCGACGCGCAGCCGTGCTGCGGCCCGCTCGTGGCGCTCATGCTGCGGCTGGGGGCGGCGCCGCTGGCGCGCGACGCCGACGGCAACACGCCGCTGCACTTAGTCTGCAAG CTCAACCCCTGCCCAGCAGAAGTGGTTCGCGAGTTACTAGCGCACGGCGCGCACATAGACACAGTCAACTACGAAGGTGACACGCCAGAGGAAATCCTCAAGTCAACCAATCAGAGCCTCTCCTCAATCGTCAACCCGCTACGCTACACCACTTTAAAATGCCTCGCGGCGCGCACAGTCAAGAACTATAGGCTACCTTTCAAACACGTCATACCACAGTGTCTGCATTCTACCGTCATAACTCACTGA